In Schistocerca serialis cubense isolate TAMUIC-IGC-003099 chromosome 8, iqSchSeri2.2, whole genome shotgun sequence, one genomic interval encodes:
- the LOC126416406 gene encoding cuticle protein 64-like isoform X1 has product MKFLVVVLVACVAMVSCQQELQREKRGYLGLGAGLLAAPAVAAPAVVAAPAVAAVAAPAVVAGPAIGYGYGYLGGVHGRLVHG; this is encoded by the exons ATGAAGTTCTTG GTGGTCGTGCTGGTCGCGTGTGTGGCGATGGTGTCCTGCCAGCAGGAGCTGCAGCGCGAGAAGCGTGGATACCTCGGCCTGGGGGCCGGACTGCTGgccgcccccgccgtcgccgcCCCCGCTGTGGTCGCCGCCCCCGCAGTCGCCGCCGTCGCTGCCCCTGCAGTTGTCGCCGGACCCGCCATCGGCTACGGATATGGCTACCTCGGCGGTGTCCACGGAAGGCTGGTGCACGGTTGA
- the LOC126416406 gene encoding cuticle protein 64-like isoform X2 — protein MKFLVVVLVACVAMVSCQQELQREKRGYLGLGAGLLAAPAVAAPAVVAAPAVAAVAAPAVVAGPAIGYGYGYLGGVHGRLLHG, from the exons ATGAAGTTCTTG GTGGTCGTGCTGGTGGCGTGTGTGGCGATGGTGTCCTGCCAGCAGGAGCTGCAGCGCGAGAAGCGTGGATACCTCGGCCTGGGGGCCGGACTGCTGgccgcccccgccgtcgccgcCCCCGCTGTGGTCGCCGCCCCCGCAGTCGCCGCCGTCGCTGCCCCCGCAGTTGTCGCCGGACCCGCCATCGGCTACGGATATGGCTACCTCGGCGGTGTCCACGGAAGGCTGTTGCATGGTTGA